DNA sequence from the Methanobacterium sp. genome:
ACCAGCAGATCAGATAGTTTCATCCATTCCATCATATCTTCCAAGTACTTCTTTACAATTATGCGGGATGATGATTCTGCATGATCCAGCTTGTTCTGTGGCCCGGTTACCAATATTAACCGGTCACAATCCAGATCTGGGGCTGCCTTGCAAACCAGATTTAGAAGTTTACTCCCAAATTGGGATCCTCCTACAGTGACCATTACTATTTTCTCTGATTTTTCAAATCCGAATCTGCGGCGAAGTTCCACTTTACTATCCATGGTCTTGGTATTCATTTTAAGGATGGGTCCAGTGAAATTAACCCGTTCACGAATTTGTGGTGGAATCTCCCATGAATTTTTTACATCCGGAATGATAATTGACTGGCACAATTTTGATACATCTTTTATGAAGCGTTGCAAGCCATTTTCAAGGTACTCCATGGTTCGGTCGTTCTGGTAAACCTCTTTAAAGTCAGGGTATAAGTCATTGCTTACCAGTACGCAAGGTATTCCCATAACTTTACAGGTGATGGGAACCGAATAATGGGAATCAGAAACAACCACATCTGGGTTGAATTCCTTGATAATGCGGGATTCATGGTAAATGCTTTTTAAAAAAATGAATGGAGCGTCAATAGATTTTTTTGCTGTGTATTTTAGATTTAATTCACCTGAACTGCCATAAAACTTGATTTCTGGTAGTTTGACCACATTGAAGTTACTGTAACTATTCAGCATCTGGAAACCAGAACCATAACTTGCAAAAAGAACCTCATCTCCATTTCTGATGACGTTCCCAGCCAGGGCTACTGCACGGGATGTGTGTCCCATTCCAATACCACAGGGGATAAAGAGTACTTTCATTTAAGCCACTTCACTATCAGTAATCTGTTGTTAGATTTTAAAAAACTCTTTATGGAATTTGTTTTTGCATAATTATAGTTTGATTAAAAATTCTAGGTAGATCCTCTATATTTTTAGGAACCATTACCTAAAAAAAATGTTTGATTAGGTTTTCTCATTAGTTAACTCATTTTTTGAGATTCAATAAATGATGCAATGCTTTTAAACATTTCAAGTGACCCTTTATTGTTGCTTAAACTCCATGCTAATTTATTTCTTAGACTCCTTTTTGGTTCTTCTCCTAAAGAGTTCATGTAATACATGGTCTGGTTAAAAAGGGAATCTGCATTACTTTCTATTTCCTGGTTCTTGTCTTTTCGAATTTCATCGATTTTTCTGCGGAATAATCTTTTAAGGTTTTTGGAAGCACGGTAGACTTCTTCCTGGTTTTGGCTTTCCATCTGTTTTAATATGGTTTCTATTTCCACGAAATCCATTCTGGAAACTCCGAAAACAATACCATCCGGCCTTATTGACTGAATTCTTTTCACACCAGTGTAGATTGAGAAATCATAATCTGCAATGTAGATCTGCCCCTCACGTAACAATGCCATTAAAGACTCGTTGAAGGTTTTATCAGATGCTCCCACCCCTGATCTGGATCTAACAGCCTCTAAAATGGTTTTTTTTGATAGTTCATTACCTTCCAGTACTTCTAGGATTATATTTCTTAAATTATAGTTTTTAGGCATAATCCACCATCCCCTTAAATCACTATGTGATAATATGCACAAAAGAGTATATAAAAGATATTTATATGTGAAACTAAATACATTTTGAAGACTCGGAATTGTCAAGCTGACAATTTTGCTCTCCACCAACAATTATATATATAAGTAGAATGAATAAATAGTATTATCATTATGAGGTCTTCAAAGAAGTTATGTGGATCTTCAATGAGGCATGGGGGTAAGTATGAATATTATTAAGGATGAACGTGGACAAGGCGCAGCTGAATACATTCTACTGTTTGGCGGTGTAATCGTGATGGCTATAGCTGCATTGTTAATTTACCAAGCATACTTCGAAACTGGCGCTGGAATAAACTCGGAAACAGATTTGAGTTCAGTCAGAGCAAGTGTTAACCAGAGTTATAATAGAGGATAAAACATTACACTTATATAATATCTTATGAATAAGATATCACATTCATTAATAATTTTAAAAAAAAATATTGGAGGAAAAAATATGAGTTTGTTAAAAGACGAAAAAGGACAAGGCGCAGCTGAATACATTCTATTGTTCGGTGGTGTTATAGTGATCGCAATAGCTGCACTAATAATCTACCAACAATACTTCGCTAACACCAATTTCAGAAGCA
Encoded proteins:
- a CDS encoding UDP-N-acetylglucosamine--N-acetylmuramyl-(pentapeptide) pyrophosphoryl-undecaprenol N-acetylglucosamine transferase, whose translation is MKVLFIPCGIGMGHTSRAVALAGNVIRNGDEVLFASYGSGFQMLNSYSNFNVVKLPEIKFYGSSGELNLKYTAKKSIDAPFIFLKSIYHESRIIKEFNPDVVVSDSHYSVPITCKVMGIPCVLVSNDLYPDFKEVYQNDRTMEYLENGLQRFIKDVSKLCQSIIIPDVKNSWEIPPQIRERVNFTGPILKMNTKTMDSKVELRRRFGFEKSEKIVMVTVGGSQFGSKLLNLVCKAAPDLDCDRLILVTGPQNKLDHAESSSRIIVKKYLEDMMEWMKLSDLLVSLAGHTTCMELASLGIPSLLIPIENHPEQLKNALKMESYGIAHVKNMENLNSKDLTNYINYALDDPDLKEGSAHTQKIFSQYNGTEKASKIIKDCIAGNKN
- a CDS encoding class III signal peptide-containing protein — translated: MNIIKDERGQGAAEYILLFGGVIVMAIAALLIYQAYFETGAGINSETDLSSVRASVNQSYNRG
- a CDS encoding class III signal peptide-containing protein — encoded protein: MSLLKDEKGQGAAEYILLFGGVIVIAIAALIIYQQYFANTNFRSSDDITAVRSSVSARQNI